In one window of Thermus aquaticus DNA:
- a CDS encoding aminotransferase class I/II-fold pyridoxal phosphate-dependent enzyme: protein MSRVPEASVFLVVDEAKRKARERGVPLIDLSIGSTDLLPPKAPLEALREALEDPATYGYCLKSCTLPFLEEAGRWYEGRYGVRLDPRREALALIGSQEGLAHLLLALTEPHDLLLLPAVAYPSYFGAARVASLETFYIPLRSDGLADLAQVPEEVWKRARVLLLNYPNNPTGAVADWAYFEEALALARRHGLWLVHDNPYVDQVYDGEAPSPLALPGARERVVELFSLSKSYHLAGFRLGFALGSEEAIARLERVKGVIDFNQYAGILRMGVAALKIPREALRGYARVYRERALGMAEALKGALDLLPPKATMYLWGRLPKGVDDLEFALSLVEEGVALAPGRGFGPGGRGFVRIALVRPLAELLQAAQVIREALS from the coding sequence ATGAGTAGGGTGCCCGAGGCCTCGGTCTTTCTGGTGGTGGACGAGGCCAAAAGGAAGGCCCGGGAGAGGGGGGTTCCCCTCATAGACCTCTCCATCGGCTCCACCGACCTCCTCCCCCCAAAGGCCCCCCTGGAGGCGCTAAGGGAGGCCCTCGAGGACCCCGCCACCTACGGCTACTGCCTGAAAAGCTGCACCCTCCCTTTCCTGGAGGAGGCGGGCCGCTGGTACGAGGGGCGCTACGGGGTGCGGCTTGACCCCAGGCGGGAAGCCTTAGCCCTCATCGGAAGCCAGGAGGGCCTGGCCCACCTCCTCCTGGCCCTCACCGAGCCCCATGACCTCCTCCTCCTTCCCGCCGTGGCCTACCCCAGCTACTTCGGGGCGGCCCGGGTGGCCTCCCTGGAAACCTTTTACATCCCCCTCCGCTCGGATGGCCTCGCCGACCTCGCCCAGGTCCCCGAAGAGGTCTGGAAAAGGGCCAGGGTCCTCCTCCTCAACTACCCCAACAACCCCACGGGGGCCGTGGCCGACTGGGCCTACTTTGAGGAGGCCCTGGCCCTCGCCCGAAGGCACGGGCTTTGGCTGGTCCACGACAACCCCTATGTGGACCAAGTCTATGACGGAGAGGCCCCCTCCCCCCTGGCCCTCCCCGGGGCCAGGGAGCGGGTGGTGGAGCTCTTCTCCCTCTCCAAGAGCTACCACCTGGCGGGCTTCCGCCTGGGCTTCGCCCTGGGGAGCGAGGAGGCCATCGCCAGGCTGGAGCGGGTCAAGGGGGTCATAGACTTCAACCAGTACGCCGGCATCCTGCGGATGGGGGTGGCGGCCCTGAAAATCCCCAGGGAGGCGCTAAGGGGCTACGCCCGGGTCTACCGGGAGCGGGCCTTGGGCATGGCCGAGGCCCTTAAGGGAGCCCTGGACCTCCTTCCCCCCAAGGCCACCATGTACCTCTGGGGAAGGCTTCCCAAGGGGGTGGACGACCTGGAGTTCGCCCTAAGCCTCGTGGAAGAGGGGGTGGCCCTCGCCCCCGGGCGGGGGTTCGGGCCCGGGGGGAGGGGGTTTGTCCGCATCGCCCTGGTGCGGCCCTTGGCGGAGCTTCTTCAGGCGGCGCAGGTTATCCGAGAGGCTTTGAGTTAA